The region CTCATATTTAGAAACTACTGTTGGCCTGTTTGGTCTCTTGGGCAATAAGTGGCCCAAGCCACTTGGGCAGTAGATGGACGGGAGAAAAGGATTAGGAGGAACTACTTCCGCAGCTGCCAAGGGTGAAAGGCCATTCGTGCCTAAGCTAGGGCTGCCTGGTCCGCCCGAGGTAAAGCCACAGCTttctgggcagggcagggcagggctgccaggtccccgctcctgcctcctgctcgctctcctccccctctgctctgGGCAGTCGAGAAGCAacctccccacccactcctcctctctgtccccacaggCAGCGGCACTGCACAGCAAAGTCCTGTGTGACGCAGCACCACatgttcaagtttttatttttctaaataccaACAACACAATTTTGCTAATGTTACAATTTTAGAAAATCAGCCGGGCCTCACAACCTCTCCCAGCTTTAGTCAGGCGCACCCGGGTCTCCACCGTCTCGGGGCCGCCTGCACTCCTCCCAGGGCTTGGGGGCGGGTGGAGGCCCACTGGGGGGTGCAGCACCAAGGGAGTCCGAGGGGCAGCCCTGTGCCCCCTGGCTGCTGTGCCCGATAGCCTCTCTACCCTCGTCCCCCTAGCTCCCCCTTTTGCCTTCCTCAGATTTGATATCTGAGGTTTGATTATCCagaggaaattaaatatttttatatcaaattatattacaataaaTATTGCCAAATGCTTTCCTTCAGCTTTGTTCCAAATCTAAGGGGTGAGGCTCCTGCAGCTGAAATGCGGACGATGGAGTGAGCATGACCACCCACCCCGGGCAACTAGCGCTCCCCACCtgctctgcacccctcccacctgctccgCTCAAAGGAGGAAAGCAGCGGCACTAACAACAAAAACTGGCCTAAACAGGGCAGCCAGTCCGGGACATCTCTGTCCCAGCCCCCCAGTCCTGCCGCAGGGGCTCTCAGGGGTCTGGGAGCTTGACGTTGTAGTCCTCATCTGTCTCTATCCCAACTTCCTCCTGCGGGGCAATGAGACAAGTGAGGGAGACCCGGACACACAGCCCAGGGGAGCAAGGAAAGGAGCGAGATCCACTTACAAAGAACTGCTTCTTGCTCTTCGGGTACCCTTCGAGGATTGCGTCGCACAGCTCTGACGCCTGAGAAGAAACAAACCCACCCTCTGCAGACCGGCAGGACGGGCCCTGCCCGACGGCCCCGTGACTCTGCGCAGCAGCTTCTCTGGGGCTGCCGTCTCCCGGGCCTGCCTCGGAGTTCCTGCACTTACCATCCTCTTGCGCTTCCTCCACTCCTTGCAGTACTTCTGCCTCTCCCTGTACACCTAGCCGGGGAAACAGGTTCCTTTAAGCCCTTAGCCCCGTGGCAGTGGGCAGTTGCTGGGGTCAACCCTTGTCCTCACTGCTCTGCACGGGAGAGAGAGGCCAGCCGGCCCTGCTGGCCCTCCTAACccacctgctctttctcttctggagTCACGTGGTTGGTGGCTGCTTTGATGTTCTTCAGTCTCTCTGTGTAGCCAGCACACTCCTTCTGCAGCTCCTGGATCTCTCTCTGCATCTCCGGTGTCGTCAGGGCGCTAGTTAACTCCTTCAGCTCTGAAACCACAAATCCCTGGGGTCAGCTGCTACCCCCCAAAGGTGTTCTTTTTCCCCCATGCGCGCTCCCTGAGGCGGGGAAACAGGCCTCTGCTCGCTCTGGATTCTGCACGTAGGGTCCAGACTGGGCCCCTTCTTCAGAAATGCCCAGGAGAGATGAACACTTACACAATGACCagtttattgggttggccaaaaagttcctttagttttttctgtacagtggctctagtagtgcttagttgtctttaactttattggaaacaattttgttagattgtactgtgacaatcatatcagcatgcaattttttttaaaaagttagcaaaacaatttttgtgcagctattttaatgcTGAAGACGAAGAAAATACACCACATGTTCAGCATATTgtgctttttttatttcaagaagggtaaaaacaCCACTGAAcggcaagaaaagatttgtgcggTGTATGGAGAACATGCTCTGATCAAAAGTGTCAAAAGTCATTTGCGAAGTTTCTTAGttctactgacattttggccaaataattctttgctgtggggttgtcttatgcattggaagatgtttagcagcacccctggcctctacccaccagaagccaatagcgggagatagctgacataaaGTTATtcgtgaaaatgaaaaaagtgtcttTTTTACGGATAAAACTAAactgactttttggccaagccaatagTTTCCTTTCCCCCTCCACCTACAAGTAGTGGTCTGGTGTGAGGCTCAACAGACTGTTAGCCGTAGCCAGTTAAAAGAGCTTGGAGTAAAGGGAAGTGTGGGAAGACTATACTGATAATCACGGTAAAGAAAGCAAGTACTTGTCTTGCCCATTTGTATTTCAAAAGCCAGGGGCCATCATACATTTCTTTTACCGTAATGCCATGGCAGCCCAGCAAAGGGATCTTCACTGCAATGGGACAACCGTTCCCTCAGTGACTCCTGACCTCTGGACTGACCCCGGGGCTAGGGGCACCCGCCGGAACAGCCCGCTCCTACCGGCCTCCATGTGGCGGCAGCTCTGCTGCAAGCTCTGCACCGTGGCCGTGAGGGCCACAATTTTGGCATCCAGGCTTTGGAGGTCAGCATCACTCACCATGTCAAACTGGTCCTGccaaagagggaagagaagagggctgATGTCTGGCACAGGATGGGAACCCGTGTCTAGAAAGGCAACGTGCGCATCACTTAAGAACCTGGGACTCCCCAACCTTCCAAAGGGCCTGGGGAAATAGTGGGAGTGTAGTTTTGAGAAGTCAGTTTAGTTCTAGGTCCAACAAAAAAGTATCAAAGTTGAAACTTCATGCCTGTTCTCAAGGGGTTCTAGGTTGGCAGAATACTGACTAGGAGGAATATTTGTCAGTTTAGTGGTTAAACCTCTCCCTGGGCTGAATGAGTGAAGGAACATTCTTTCCAAAGTGGTGATACCTAAATTATTGGCTTCCACACTAGGAAGACTCCGGGTAGGCAAAGAGGCATGATGGGAGGACTCAGTACAAGTCTGTGGAGCCCCTCCCATGGGAAACCAGCCGCTAGAACAGGACCGGACCGTGGTGGGGCTCAGCAGGGGTCCCCTCAGTTGGTGAGGGGGGCAGGTGAGAAAGGGCACGAGTGCCATGCTGGGCAGTCTGGACTCTACACTAAGGCCAGGTAAACCTTCACAGCAAACAGCAGCAAACTACAGGCTGTAAGCCAAATCCTGCCAGAcggatgtttttaaaaatacagaaacagcCACACCTATTTGTTGCATATTATCTACAGCTGCTTTTGCTCTGCAGTGGTGGGCTTGAGCAGTCATCACACTTGTGTAGCTGTGGCAGGAGACCAACCGGCCTGCAGGGCATGACAATATTAATggtctggtcctttacagaaacaAACCTGCCAGCTCCTTCAGGGGACCTTCCACAGGGCAGTAATGTAATGAAACCTCCTTTAGAAAGATTAGCCTGGACAGTGGCTGGGTTCGGTTAAATGCGCATTTGACATCTGCTGGGCATTAAATGTCGTGGGGGTGCTAAAGGAAGATGAATGAGAAATGGGGACTAGACGTCCCAGGATAGTGCCATGAGGGAGATGAGTAAAAAGACAACGGTGATACAGGGCGCCTGTAGAGGTGAGCGCCGGAAGAGGAGGTGAGCTCAGGGCGGCCGACACTCACAGGTCTCTCTGCAGGAGGTGCTGCCTGGGTGCAGCTCTAGGGCCTGAGCGAGTTAGCAggcacagaggcagaagaagatGGAGGGACTGAAAGACTCTGGGCAGTGGAAGGACAACGAGCAAAGGATACAGGAGTAGAACACACAGAGATGGTCCAGTGTTCATGGGTGGAGAAACAACAGGGACAGGTAAGGTCAGAGGCAGGCTGGGGCCGAGTCTCCAGGTGCCTCCTTTCACCCGTTCCAGAGAGCGCCAGGGTTTTTAGGAGGGAAACGGCGTGACTAGGTTTGCAG is a window of Phyllostomus discolor isolate MPI-MPIP mPhyDis1 chromosome 8, mPhyDis1.pri.v3, whole genome shotgun sequence DNA encoding:
- the LOC114504039 gene encoding homologous-pairing protein 2 homolog isoform X2 — encoded protein: MSKGRAEAASGAPGILLKYLREQNRPYSAQDVFGNLQREHGLGKAAVVKALDQLAQQGKIKEKMYGKQKIYFADQDQFDMVSDADLQSLDAKIVALTATVQSLQQSCRHMEAELKELTSALTTPEMQREIQELQKECAGYTERLKNIKAATNHVTPEEKEQVYRERQKYCKEWRKRKRMASELCDAILEGYPKSKKQFFEEVGIETDEDYNVKLPDP
- the LOC114504039 gene encoding homologous-pairing protein 2 homolog isoform X1 yields the protein MSKGRAEAASGAPGILLKYLREQNRPYSAQDVFGNLQREHGLGKAAVVKALDQLAQQGKIKEKMYGKQKIYFADQDQFDMVSDADLQSLDAKIVALTATVQSLQQSCRHMEAELKELTSALTTPEMQREIQELQKECAGYTERLKNIKAATNHVTPEEKEQVYRERQKYCKEWRKRKRMASELCDAILEGYPKSKKQFFVSGSRSFPCSPGLCVRVSLTCLIAPQEEVGIETDEDYNVKLPDP